A single Dechloromonas denitrificans DNA region contains:
- a CDS encoding YbaB/EbfC family nucleoid-associated protein, with translation MMKGGLGGLMKQAQMMQENMKKAQEQLASVEVEGQAGAGMVKVLMTCAHDVRRVAIDPSVMDDREMLEDLIAAAVNDAMRRSETVSQEKMSGFSAGLNLPPGFKLPF, from the coding sequence ATGATGAAGGGTGGTCTGGGTGGCCTGATGAAACAGGCGCAGATGATGCAGGAAAACATGAAAAAGGCGCAGGAACAACTGGCCAGTGTTGAAGTCGAGGGTCAGGCTGGAGCTGGTATGGTCAAGGTTCTCATGACCTGCGCGCATGATGTTCGGCGAGTCGCGATAGATCCGTCCGTGATGGATGACCGCGAAATGCTGGAAGATTTGATCGCCGCTGCGGTCAACGATGCCATGCGGCGCAGTGAGACGGTGAGCCAGGAGAAGATGTCCGGGTTCTCGGCTGGCCTCAACTTGCCGCCGGGCTTCAAGTTGCCGTTCTAA
- a CDS encoding glutathione S-transferase N-terminal domain-containing protein, whose product MMNLYSGTTCPFSHRCRIVLFEKGMDFQVIDVDMFNKPEEMAAINPHNRVPVLVERDLVLFEPNIINEYIDERFPHPQLMPADPIMRARARQLLVGMEREIFSFMEVIEKNGKTADKARQEIRVRLTEIIPIFNKQKFMLGDEFSMLDVAIAPLLWRLDHYGIDLGKAAAPLMKYAERIFSRQGFIDALTPSEKAMRK is encoded by the coding sequence ATGATGAACCTCTACTCAGGCACTACCTGCCCGTTTAGCCATCGCTGCCGCATCGTCCTGTTTGAAAAAGGCATGGACTTTCAGGTCATCGATGTCGATATGTTCAACAAGCCGGAAGAGATGGCCGCGATCAATCCGCACAACCGTGTGCCGGTTTTGGTCGAGCGCGATCTGGTGCTGTTCGAGCCGAACATCATCAACGAATACATCGACGAGCGCTTCCCGCATCCGCAACTGATGCCGGCCGATCCGATCATGCGCGCCCGGGCCCGCCAGTTGCTGGTCGGCATGGAACGCGAAATCTTCTCGTTCATGGAAGTGATCGAGAAGAACGGCAAGACGGCCGACAAGGCGCGTCAGGAAATTCGCGTTCGTCTGACCGAGATCATCCCGATCTTCAACAAGCAGAAATTCATGCTCGGTGACGAATTCTCGATGCTCGACGTGGCCATTGCGCCGCTGTTGTGGCGCCTCGACCACTACGGTATCGATCTCGGCAAGGCGGCCGCGCCGTTGATGAAGTACGCCGAGCGAATCTTTAGTCGGCAAGGTTTCATCGATGCGCTGACCCCGTCCGAAAAGGCAATGCGCAAGTAA
- the petA gene encoding ubiquinol-cytochrome c reductase iron-sulfur subunit: protein MSNQGKVDCGRRRLVVATAAVGGAGAVAALVPFVSSLLPSERAKAAGAPVEVDISKLEPGQMLTVEWRGKPVWIINRTKEMLDTLPKLADQVADPKSEKAQQPTYAQNETRSIKPEIMLVIGICTHLGCSPSSKFKAGTEDGMPDGWLGGFLCPCHGSTFDFAGRVFKAKPAPTNLEVPPHVYLTDTRILIGEDKKGA from the coding sequence ATGAGCAATCAAGGAAAAGTGGACTGCGGCCGGCGACGTTTGGTCGTTGCTACTGCAGCCGTGGGCGGAGCGGGTGCTGTAGCGGCGCTCGTCCCGTTCGTCTCCAGCTTGCTGCCGTCAGAACGCGCCAAGGCAGCTGGCGCTCCGGTTGAAGTCGATATCAGCAAGCTCGAGCCCGGTCAGATGTTGACCGTTGAGTGGCGCGGCAAGCCGGTGTGGATCATCAACCGCACCAAGGAGATGCTGGACACTCTGCCCAAGCTCGCTGATCAGGTTGCCGATCCGAAGTCGGAAAAAGCGCAGCAGCCTACGTACGCCCAGAACGAAACCCGTTCGATCAAGCCGGAAATCATGCTGGTCATCGGTATTTGTACCCATCTTGGCTGTTCTCCTTCGTCCAAGTTCAAGGCTGGAACCGAAGACGGTATGCCTGACGGATGGCTTGGCGGCTTCCTGTGCCCCTGTCACGGTTCAACCTTTGACTTTGCTGGCCGTGTTTTCAAGGCGAAGCCTGCCCCGACCAACCTCGAAGTGCCGCCGCACGTGTATCTGACCGATACCCGTATCCTGATCGGCGAAGACAAGAAGGGAGCATAA
- a CDS encoding M23 family metallopeptidase, giving the protein MAAAIAVAPDTEQISTTRVVEQLQLVASKEQASSDSGYLIEERVQRGDTVSSLLARLNILDTETSTFVLTNPEARIIGEQLAPGKIVSAIASANGELIKLHFPLNDRESALVIENRDGKLTAKQVAERFEKIIVSKAGEISSSLFAASDAANIPDAIAIQLAELFGSDIDFHRDLRIGDRFSIAYEMDYLRGQATRSGKILSAEFVNNGKTYRAVWFEQSGKGNYYTPEGKPLKKAFLRSPLEFSRITSSFSMRFHPILKEWRAHQGVDYGAPQGTKVRATADAIVDFAGFQKGYGNIVILKHARSHSTAYGHLQSIEHNVRKGVRINQGETIGRVGQTGWATGPHLHYEFRVNDRPVNPLSASLPVSTPLESSQLGRFKAETAPLLGQLDLLGQSKIAYVE; this is encoded by the coding sequence ATGGCAGCAGCCATAGCAGTTGCCCCCGATACCGAACAGATCTCAACAACCCGCGTCGTCGAACAATTGCAACTGGTAGCCAGTAAGGAACAAGCCAGTAGCGACTCAGGTTATCTGATCGAAGAACGAGTACAGCGGGGCGACACCGTAAGCAGCCTATTGGCCCGCCTGAACATCCTGGATACCGAAACAAGCACCTTCGTACTCACCAACCCGGAAGCGCGAATCATTGGAGAACAACTTGCTCCAGGCAAAATCGTTAGCGCTATCGCAAGCGCCAACGGCGAGCTGATCAAACTCCACTTTCCCTTGAATGACCGAGAAAGCGCCTTGGTAATTGAAAATCGCGACGGCAAGCTAACCGCCAAGCAGGTTGCCGAGCGTTTCGAAAAGATCATCGTCAGTAAGGCCGGTGAAATTTCCAGCTCACTTTTCGCCGCTTCCGATGCAGCAAATATCCCTGATGCGATAGCCATTCAATTGGCAGAACTCTTTGGGAGCGACATTGACTTCCACCGAGACCTGCGCATAGGCGATCGTTTTTCGATCGCCTATGAAATGGACTACTTGAGAGGCCAAGCAACCCGCAGCGGCAAAATCCTGAGTGCCGAATTCGTCAACAATGGAAAAACTTACCGGGCGGTTTGGTTCGAACAATCAGGCAAGGGTAACTATTACACTCCAGAAGGCAAGCCGCTAAAAAAAGCTTTTCTTCGCTCACCACTCGAGTTCTCCCGAATAACCTCCAGTTTCAGCATGCGGTTCCACCCCATCCTCAAAGAGTGGCGCGCCCACCAAGGGGTTGATTACGGCGCACCGCAAGGTACCAAGGTTAGAGCAACAGCGGACGCCATCGTTGATTTCGCCGGTTTTCAGAAAGGTTACGGAAATATCGTCATCCTGAAACACGCGAGAAGCCACTCCACCGCCTACGGCCACTTACAAAGCATTGAGCACAATGTACGCAAAGGTGTGCGGATCAACCAAGGCGAAACCATAGGGCGCGTCGGACAAACCGGCTGGGCAACCGGGCCGCATCTACATTACGAATTTCGTGTCAATGACCGACCGGTCAACCCTCTATCCGCCAGCCTACCCGTTAGCACCCCCCTTGAGTCAAGCCAACTTGGACGCTTCAAAGCAGAAACCGCCCCCTTGCTTGGACAACTCGATCTGCTGGGGCAGAGCAAAATTGCATACGTCGAATAA
- a CDS encoding cytochrome c1, whose amino-acid sequence MKKFLIALLFVPLAAFASSTAHLDTWPGSVGDKAALQNGAKVFVNYCLNCHGASYFRYNKLMELGLSEQQVKENLLFTAEKIGEQMRVAARSEEQKQWFGAAPPDLTIIARARASEVGSGADWLYTYLRSFYRDETRPTGWNNVLFDKVAMPHVLNAMQGQQVLNHETHKLELAVPGELAPAAYDKTVSDLVGFLVWMGEPQQEFRQKLGFFVLAFLALLFVVAYALKKEYWKDIH is encoded by the coding sequence ATGAAAAAATTCCTGATCGCATTGCTCTTCGTTCCGTTGGCTGCTTTTGCCAGCAGCACGGCACATCTTGATACGTGGCCGGGATCGGTTGGTGACAAGGCCGCTCTGCAAAACGGCGCCAAGGTCTTCGTCAACTACTGCCTGAATTGTCACGGTGCGTCCTACTTCCGCTACAACAAGCTGATGGAACTCGGCCTGAGCGAACAACAGGTTAAGGAAAACCTGTTGTTCACCGCCGAAAAAATCGGCGAGCAGATGCGTGTTGCCGCTCGTAGCGAAGAGCAGAAGCAGTGGTTTGGTGCGGCGCCGCCGGATCTGACCATCATCGCCCGGGCCCGCGCTTCCGAAGTGGGTTCCGGTGCTGACTGGCTCTACACCTACCTGCGTTCCTTCTATCGCGACGAGACCCGTCCGACTGGTTGGAACAATGTCCTGTTCGACAAGGTTGCCATGCCGCATGTCCTCAACGCCATGCAGGGCCAGCAAGTGCTGAATCACGAAACGCACAAGCTGGAACTGGCGGTTCCGGGTGAACTGGCGCCGGCCGCCTACGACAAGACCGTTTCCGACCTGGTCGGCTTCCTGGTCTGGATGGGTGAACCCCAACAGGAATTCCGCCAAAAGCTTGGTTTCTTCGTTCTTGCCTTCCTGGCATTGCTCTTCGTGGTGGCTTACGCACTGAAGAAGGAATACTGGAAAGACATTCACTGA
- a CDS encoding DUF6776 family protein yields the protein MPTPAVSLKLKKFRRRFGISAPRVVVRSHMPWQWLTLPVLLMVLLLGTVAWLVLQRNEAGEMGREVQSLREQLLRQRAELDLLRATAGTGLNAVSIERAAQQKLLTRLQGLEQENGALKEDIRLFERLIPVVGEEAVVRVENFRVIQEEDGRYRYRLLLAFQPSRQSPEFRGRLQLAVRFSQGGKEQQLLLPEKGDSAGDSLLALKHFLRRESVFQLPVGALLQGVEARVLQGDTLKLKRSAQL from the coding sequence ATGCCAACTCCTGCTGTTTCTTTGAAATTGAAAAAATTTCGACGCCGTTTCGGGATTTCGGCGCCACGCGTCGTCGTGCGTAGCCACATGCCATGGCAGTGGCTTACGTTGCCCGTGTTGTTAATGGTTTTGTTGCTTGGAACAGTGGCCTGGTTGGTATTGCAGCGCAATGAGGCCGGAGAGATGGGGCGCGAGGTGCAAAGTCTTCGTGAGCAACTTTTGAGGCAACGAGCGGAATTGGATTTGCTGCGAGCGACGGCGGGAACTGGGCTAAATGCTGTCAGTATCGAACGGGCGGCCCAGCAAAAATTGCTGACTCGGCTTCAGGGGTTGGAGCAGGAAAATGGTGCGCTGAAAGAAGATATTCGATTGTTTGAACGTTTGATCCCTGTTGTTGGAGAAGAGGCTGTTGTTCGCGTCGAAAACTTTCGCGTTATCCAAGAGGAGGATGGGCGTTATCGCTATCGATTGTTGCTGGCTTTTCAGCCGAGCAGGCAGAGCCCGGAGTTCCGGGGGCGCCTGCAATTAGCGGTGCGGTTTTCGCAGGGGGGGAAAGAGCAGCAACTGTTGCTTCCGGAAAAGGGTGATTCGGCCGGTGACTCTCTGCTTGCACTCAAACACTTTCTTCGCCGCGAGAGTGTTTTTCAGTTGCCTGTAGGGGCTCTTCTTCAGGGGGTTGAGGCGCGTGTGCTGCAGGGTGATACACTCAAGTTAAAGCGGTCGGCTCAACTTTAG
- a CDS encoding ClpXP protease specificity-enhancing factor — translation MELPSTKPYLLRAIWEWCCDNGFTPYIAVQVDGRTRVPREFISDGQIVLNIGPDASNKLHIGNDFIEFQARFGGVARQISVPVQQVSAIYSRENGAGMAFEIDAEPAAGEAGEAEPVSDGTDGDAPPEPPRPEPGRPKLQRIK, via the coding sequence ATGGAACTTCCGTCTACCAAGCCGTACCTGCTGCGGGCCATCTGGGAGTGGTGCTGCGATAACGGATTCACGCCGTACATCGCCGTCCAGGTCGATGGCCGCACCCGGGTGCCGCGCGAATTCATCAGCGACGGCCAGATCGTGCTCAACATCGGGCCGGATGCCAGCAACAAGTTGCATATCGGTAACGATTTCATCGAGTTCCAGGCCCGCTTCGGCGGCGTCGCCCGGCAGATCTCGGTCCCCGTACAGCAGGTTTCAGCGATTTACTCGCGGGAAAACGGTGCCGGCATGGCTTTCGAAATCGATGCCGAACCCGCCGCAGGCGAGGCAGGAGAAGCCGAGCCGGTGAGCGATGGGACCGATGGTGACGCGCCGCCCGAGCCGCCACGGCCCGAACCGGGGCGTCCCAAGTTGCAGCGCATCAAATAG
- a CDS encoding cytochrome b, with translation MAAGNFEKYKSDGSLGGNLLEWVDARFPATAMFKGHLSEYYAPKNFNFWYFFGSLALLVLVIQIVTGIFLVMHYKPDAALNANGVPVAFASVEYIMRDVPGGWLIRYMHSTGASAFFIVVYMHMFRGLLYGSYRKPRELTWLFGVGIFLVLMGEAFFGYLLPWGQMSFWGAQVIVNLFGAIPVIGNDLSIIIRGDFVVGDATLNRFFSFHVIAFPLVLLGLVAAHVLALHETGSNNPDGVEIKALKDEHGIPLDGIPFHPYYTVKDIVGVVVFLMVFSAVMFFAPEGGGYFLEYNNFFPADPLKTPPHIAPVWYFTPYYSVLRAMVWNFFGLEAKFWGVVGMGASVVVFAFLPWLDRSPVKSIRYRGPIYKTMLTLFVIAFVILGFLGTQPPSYEFFGMIPGAPVAQVLSFFYFAFFLTMPWWSRMDKFKPVPDRVTMK, from the coding sequence ATGGCTGCTGGCAATTTCGAAAAGTACAAATCCGACGGGTCTCTGGGTGGCAACTTGCTGGAATGGGTTGATGCCCGTTTCCCGGCGACTGCCATGTTCAAGGGCCACCTTTCCGAGTACTACGCTCCGAAGAACTTCAATTTCTGGTATTTCTTCGGTTCCCTTGCCCTGCTGGTTCTGGTCATCCAGATCGTCACCGGCATTTTCCTGGTCATGCACTACAAGCCGGACGCTGCCCTGAACGCCAATGGCGTGCCGGTGGCCTTCGCTTCCGTCGAGTACATCATGCGTGATGTGCCGGGGGGCTGGCTGATCCGCTACATGCACTCGACCGGTGCTTCCGCCTTTTTCATCGTGGTTTACATGCACATGTTCCGTGGCTTGCTCTACGGTTCATATCGCAAGCCGCGTGAGCTGACCTGGCTGTTCGGTGTCGGCATCTTCCTGGTGCTGATGGGTGAGGCCTTCTTCGGCTATCTGCTGCCATGGGGCCAGATGTCGTTCTGGGGGGCTCAGGTGATTGTTAACCTGTTTGGTGCCATTCCAGTGATCGGTAATGACCTGTCGATCATTATTCGCGGCGACTTCGTCGTTGGCGATGCGACGCTGAACCGTTTCTTCTCCTTCCACGTCATCGCCTTCCCGCTCGTGCTGCTCGGTCTGGTTGCCGCACACGTGCTGGCGCTGCACGAAACGGGTTCGAATAATCCGGATGGCGTCGAAATCAAGGCGCTCAAGGACGAGCACGGCATTCCGCTCGACGGCATTCCGTTCCATCCGTACTACACGGTTAAGGACATTGTCGGCGTCGTGGTCTTCCTGATGGTCTTCTCGGCGGTGATGTTCTTCGCACCGGAAGGCGGCGGCTATTTCCTGGAATACAACAACTTCTTCCCGGCTGATCCGCTGAAGACCCCGCCGCACATCGCGCCGGTCTGGTACTTCACGCCGTATTACTCGGTGCTGCGTGCCATGGTCTGGAATTTCTTCGGTCTCGAAGCCAAGTTCTGGGGCGTGGTTGGCATGGGCGCTTCCGTCGTGGTCTTTGCCTTCCTGCCCTGGCTGGATCGCAGTCCGGTCAAGTCGATCCGTTATCGCGGTCCGATTTACAAGACCATGCTGACCCTGTTCGTGATCGCCTTCGTGATCCTTGGTTTCCTTGGTACCCAACCGCCTTCATACGAATTTTTCGGCATGATTCCGGGTGCTCCGGTGGCGCAGGTTCTGAGCTTCTTCTATTTCGCCTTCTTCCTGACCATGCCTTGGTGGTCGCGTATGGACAAGTTCAAGCCGGTTCCTGACCGCGTGACGATGAAGTGA
- the erpA gene encoding iron-sulfur cluster insertion protein ErpA: MNAVTEMTSPLLFTDSAATKVKELIEEEGNPGLKLRVFVTGGGCSGFQYGFTFDEEVNEDDTTLEKNGVTLLIDPMSYQYLVGAEIDYSEGLEGSQFVIRNPNATSTCGCGSSFAA, encoded by the coding sequence ATGAATGCAGTTACCGAAATGACCTCTCCTCTTCTCTTTACCGATAGTGCAGCGACCAAGGTCAAGGAACTCATCGAGGAAGAGGGTAATCCAGGCCTCAAGCTCCGAGTTTTTGTTACGGGCGGCGGCTGCTCTGGTTTTCAATATGGCTTCACGTTCGACGAGGAGGTGAATGAAGACGACACCACTCTCGAAAAAAATGGCGTGACGCTGCTTATCGATCCGATGAGCTATCAGTATCTGGTTGGCGCCGAGATTGACTATTCCGAAGGTCTCGAGGGTTCTCAGTTCGTCATTCGTAATCCGAATGCAACTTCCACCTGCGGTTGCGGATCCTCCTTCGCAGCCTGA
- a CDS encoding bactofilin family protein produces the protein MFGKKSENKPQGRIDSLIGAGTRVEGSIYFTGGLRIDGEVVGSVEAVEGASASTLVLSEHARVEGAVRVAHLVTNGTVVGPATVTESLEMQSKARIVGDVDYALIEMHQGAVIEGRLVHHDEKSVELKLAASN, from the coding sequence ATGTTTGGCAAAAAATCTGAAAACAAACCTCAAGGACGAATTGATAGTTTGATCGGGGCTGGGACTCGAGTTGAGGGCAGTATTTATTTTACCGGCGGGTTGCGCATTGATGGCGAAGTGGTTGGGAGTGTGGAGGCTGTCGAGGGGGCCTCGGCATCTACATTGGTCTTGAGTGAGCACGCCCGTGTCGAGGGTGCTGTACGTGTGGCTCATCTGGTTACGAATGGGACTGTGGTCGGACCTGCTACCGTGACTGAGTCGCTTGAGATGCAGTCGAAGGCGCGTATTGTTGGCGACGTCGACTATGCGCTAATTGAAATGCACCAAGGGGCAGTTATTGAGGGGCGGCTTGTCCATCATGATGAAAAATCGGTGGAACTAAAGCTCGCTGCTTCAAACTAA
- the tyrS gene encoding tyrosine--tRNA ligase: MVNIEHGLQLIKRGCDELLVESELIERLKAGRPLRVKAGFDPTAPDLHLGHTVLINKLRHFQELGHHVMFLIGDFTGLIGDPTGKNVTRPPLSREQIVENAKTYKEQVFKILDPEKTEICFNSAWFDSLGAAGMIKLAAQHTVARMLERDDFAKRYAGGLPIAIHEFLYPLCQGYDSVAMRADVELGGTDQKFNLLVGRELQKHYGQSPQCVLTMPLLEGLDGVNKMSKSLGNYIGINEAPREIFGKIMSVSDNLMWRYFELLSFRGSAEILRFKEEIAGGRNPRDVKVLLGLELVERFHSRQAAEDSLQEFEARFRQGVLPDDMPELTLQCESGGFPLIQVLKQAGLTASTSEALRMIDQGAVRANGDKVSDKGKVVSVGETLVLQVGKRKFAKVTLA; the protein is encoded by the coding sequence ATGGTAAATATTGAACATGGTTTGCAACTCATCAAGCGGGGTTGTGATGAGTTGTTGGTGGAGTCGGAGCTGATTGAGCGCCTGAAGGCAGGGCGGCCGTTGCGGGTCAAGGCGGGGTTCGATCCAACGGCCCCTGACCTGCATCTCGGGCACACGGTGCTAATCAACAAACTGCGTCACTTTCAGGAATTGGGGCACCACGTAATGTTCCTGATTGGTGATTTCACCGGGTTGATTGGTGATCCAACCGGCAAGAATGTGACGCGCCCCCCGTTGTCGCGCGAACAGATTGTTGAAAATGCCAAGACCTACAAGGAGCAGGTGTTCAAGATTCTTGATCCGGAAAAGACCGAAATCTGCTTCAACTCAGCCTGGTTCGACAGCCTTGGGGCTGCGGGCATGATCAAGTTGGCTGCGCAGCATACCGTTGCGCGGATGCTGGAGCGTGATGATTTTGCCAAGCGTTACGCTGGTGGCTTGCCCATTGCCATCCACGAATTTCTCTATCCGCTATGTCAAGGCTATGACTCGGTCGCCATGCGCGCGGATGTGGAGCTTGGTGGCACCGATCAGAAGTTCAATCTTCTCGTCGGTCGCGAGTTGCAGAAGCATTACGGTCAATCGCCTCAGTGTGTTCTAACCATGCCTTTGCTTGAGGGCTTGGATGGCGTAAACAAAATGTCGAAATCCTTGGGTAACTATATTGGGATCAATGAGGCGCCGCGTGAAATATTCGGCAAGATCATGTCTGTGTCCGATAACTTGATGTGGCGCTACTTCGAGCTGCTTTCCTTTCGAGGGAGTGCTGAAATCCTCCGCTTCAAGGAGGAGATTGCAGGAGGGAGAAATCCGAGAGATGTAAAAGTGCTCCTGGGGCTGGAGCTCGTTGAGCGTTTCCATTCTCGTCAAGCGGCAGAGGATTCATTGCAGGAGTTTGAGGCGCGATTCCGTCAGGGGGTGCTCCCCGATGATATGCCGGAACTCACTTTGCAGTGTGAGTCCGGAGGGTTTCCGTTGATTCAGGTGCTCAAGCAGGCGGGGTTGACCGCCAGCACCTCCGAGGCTTTACGCATGATTGACCAGGGGGCGGTCCGTGCGAATGGTGACAAAGTTTCCGATAAGGGGAAGGTCGTTAGTGTTGGTGAGACTCTGGTTTTGCAGGTTGGAAAGCGAAAGTTCGCCAAAGTAACTCTTGCCTAA
- the recR gene encoding recombination mediator RecR, whose product MTPSGLEALIEALRCLPGIGPKSAQRMAYHLLQSDRQGAQRLGDALLHALQAIRHCRRCNTLTESDLCERCASPRRDASLLCVVETPVDMNMMEQTQAYKGLYYVLMGRISPLDGVGPRELALEQLMARALDGVVTEVILATNYTNEGEATAHYVATMLRAKGVSVTRIARGVPVGGELEYVDSGTLAQALRERKACVG is encoded by the coding sequence GTGACCCCGTCCGGTCTCGAGGCGTTGATTGAAGCCTTGCGCTGTTTGCCCGGGATCGGGCCGAAATCGGCGCAACGCATGGCCTACCACTTGTTGCAGAGCGATCGCCAGGGGGCCCAACGGCTGGGCGATGCGCTTTTGCATGCCTTGCAGGCCATCCGCCATTGCCGGCGATGCAATACCTTGACCGAAAGCGACCTTTGCGAACGATGCGCTTCGCCGCGCCGTGATGCTAGCTTGCTGTGCGTCGTCGAGACGCCGGTCGATATGAACATGATGGAGCAGACCCAAGCCTACAAGGGGCTCTACTATGTTCTGATGGGGCGGATTTCTCCGTTGGATGGTGTCGGGCCCCGGGAGCTCGCTCTCGAGCAACTGATGGCGCGTGCGCTGGATGGCGTGGTTACTGAGGTGATTCTGGCGACCAATTACACCAACGAAGGCGAGGCGACGGCTCATTATGTTGCGACGATGCTCCGGGCCAAAGGAGTTAGCGTCACGAGAATCGCGCGCGGCGTGCCGGTCGGTGGCGAGCTTGAATATGTCGATAGCGGGACGCTGGCGCAAGCGCTGCGGGAGCGAAAGGCGTGTGTCGGGTGA
- the dnaX gene encoding DNA polymerase III subunit gamma/tau, with protein sequence MSYQVLARKWRPRNFSTLVGQEHVVRALTHALSEQRLHHAYLFTGTRGVGKTTIARILAKSLNCEGGITATPCGVCSACQEIDSGRFVDLLEVDAATNTKVDEMRQLLENAVYAPTRGRFKVYVIDEVHMLSNSAFNAMLKTLEEPPEHVKFILATTDPQKIPVTVLSRCLQFNLKQMPAGAISGHLAHILQAEGIPFDTPALGLIARSASGSMRDGLSLLDQAIAHGAGRVEEAQVRSMLGTVDQDYLFALLEAVRDGDASALLRVASDLAMRSLSFSAALQELGALLTRVQIAQCIPAAIDEDEPERPRLLALAAAFTPEFVQLAYQISVVGRNELSVAPDEYAGFVMTLLRLHTFRPSSVADVVAAATNRVKAVPLERPLAPQPSAKNNPPPATPTSTTSAAPAPAESSEQDWHQIVSTLPLSGLARTLAQHCELRRLGEGDCLLRLAPAHSHLQMKPAPDKLQQALSDYFGRPLLLRFELASNEIDTPAVAAGRERQERQGRAIASIEQDAFVRDVIESFDASLVESSIKPIA encoded by the coding sequence ATGAGTTATCAGGTTCTTGCCCGCAAGTGGCGACCGCGCAATTTTTCTACGCTTGTCGGCCAGGAGCACGTTGTCCGTGCGCTGACTCACGCCCTTTCAGAGCAGCGTCTTCATCACGCATATCTTTTCACCGGTACGCGCGGTGTTGGCAAGACGACCATAGCCAGGATTCTGGCCAAGTCGCTCAATTGCGAAGGTGGCATCACGGCGACTCCGTGCGGCGTCTGTTCGGCCTGCCAGGAGATTGATAGCGGCCGATTCGTTGACCTGTTGGAAGTCGACGCCGCGACCAATACCAAGGTCGATGAAATGCGGCAACTGCTTGAGAACGCTGTTTATGCGCCGACTCGCGGTCGTTTCAAAGTCTATGTGATCGACGAAGTCCACATGCTCTCCAATTCGGCATTCAATGCCATGCTGAAGACGCTAGAAGAGCCGCCGGAGCACGTCAAATTCATTCTGGCGACGACCGATCCGCAGAAGATCCCGGTAACCGTACTCTCCCGTTGCCTCCAGTTCAACTTGAAGCAGATGCCGGCGGGGGCCATATCCGGCCACCTCGCCCATATTCTTCAGGCAGAAGGCATTCCTTTCGACACGCCGGCCTTGGGGCTTATTGCGCGTTCGGCATCAGGCAGCATGCGCGACGGTCTCTCTCTTCTTGACCAGGCGATTGCCCATGGGGCGGGGCGGGTAGAGGAGGCTCAAGTCAGGAGCATGCTGGGAACGGTCGATCAGGACTATCTGTTCGCCTTGCTTGAAGCGGTGAGGGATGGGGATGCATCGGCGCTGTTACGGGTGGCCAGTGATCTGGCTATGCGGAGCCTCTCTTTTTCAGCGGCGCTGCAGGAGCTTGGTGCGCTTCTGACACGGGTGCAGATTGCCCAATGTATTCCGGCGGCAATTGATGAGGATGAGCCTGAGCGTCCGCGGTTATTAGCCCTGGCGGCTGCATTCACGCCGGAGTTCGTGCAATTGGCATACCAGATTTCGGTCGTCGGTCGAAACGAGCTTTCCGTAGCACCCGATGAATACGCCGGATTCGTCATGACTCTTTTGAGGCTGCACACATTCCGCCCAAGTTCGGTGGCCGATGTGGTTGCCGCCGCGACGAATCGTGTCAAAGCGGTTCCATTGGAAAGGCCGCTGGCACCGCAGCCTTCTGCCAAAAACAATCCGCCTCCGGCGACGCCAACCTCGACCACGAGTGCAGCCCCGGCACCGGCTGAGAGCAGTGAACAGGATTGGCATCAGATCGTTTCCACGCTTCCCTTGTCCGGTTTGGCGCGGACCCTGGCTCAGCACTGCGAGTTACGGCGGTTGGGCGAAGGGGATTGCCTCTTGCGGTTGGCGCCAGCCCATTCACACTTGCAGATGAAACCGGCCCCAGACAAATTGCAGCAGGCCCTGAGTGACTATTTCGGACGGCCTCTGCTATTGCGCTTCGAGCTGGCTAGTAACGAAATTGACACCCCGGCCGTTGCTGCCGGGCGCGAAAGGCAGGAGCGCCAGGGGCGCGCGATTGCTTCGATCGAGCAAGATGCCTTTGTGCGGGACGTGATTGAATCATTTGATGCTTCTCTTGTTGAATCATCAATTAAACCAATAGCTTAG